Proteins encoded by one window of Halomonas sp. SH5A2:
- a CDS encoding 5-guanidino-2-oxopentanoate decarboxylase: MNADATSNQSTDPATMTCAELLIRLLRDTYGVRALFGIPGVHTVELYRGLAGSDVQHVTPRHEQGAGFMADGYARASGKPGVCLIITGPGMTNIATAMGQALADSIPMLVISSVNRRDTLGLGQGRLHELPSQQQMISGVARFSHTLLDANTLPEVLARAFAVFNGARPGPVHIEIPIDLFNAPVKAPVSWQAPTLYRAAPDPEGVAEAARLLQAAKQPLVLLGGGCVAAPEAARALVEKLDAPTVITINAKGLLGRDHPLDLGANAALPAVRELAASADVILAVGTELGETDYDVVFDGGFHLNGTLIRIDLDPEQLVRNQRVTLGLVGDAGRSLELLLAHFPEPVKRHGTERTAAALSALDLQNDPAFSDFVPLYKTLAEHLPEAILVGDSTAPVYAGNHLVSQPAPRRYFNASTGYGTLGYGLPAALGAQLARADLPVVALVGDGGVMFTLAEIATAVEERLPVVIVLWHNAGFEEIRRYMDANGVARLGVDIQAPDFLTLAEGFGCSALRVESPSEFAQALANRDPEGPLLIEIDAAAWQTNLIQTGDKNEK; this comes from the coding sequence ATGAATGCTGATGCAACGAGCAACCAATCAACCGATCCAGCAACCATGACCTGCGCCGAGCTGCTGATCCGTCTGTTGCGCGATACTTACGGCGTGCGCGCGCTGTTCGGCATTCCCGGCGTGCACACGGTCGAGCTTTATCGCGGGCTTGCAGGCAGCGATGTGCAGCACGTCACCCCGCGCCATGAGCAGGGTGCGGGGTTTATGGCCGACGGCTACGCCCGCGCCAGCGGCAAGCCTGGGGTATGCCTGATTATCACCGGGCCGGGGATGACCAATATCGCCACTGCTATGGGCCAAGCCCTGGCGGACTCCATCCCCATGCTGGTGATCTCCAGCGTGAACCGCCGCGATACGCTGGGTTTGGGCCAGGGGCGGCTGCACGAACTGCCCAGCCAGCAGCAGATGATCAGTGGTGTGGCGCGGTTTAGCCATACGCTGCTGGATGCCAACACACTGCCCGAGGTGCTGGCTCGTGCCTTTGCTGTGTTTAACGGGGCGCGGCCAGGCCCGGTGCATATCGAAATCCCCATCGACCTGTTTAACGCGCCGGTAAAAGCGCCGGTTTCGTGGCAAGCGCCCACACTTTACCGAGCCGCGCCTGATCCTGAAGGGGTTGCCGAAGCTGCCCGCCTGCTACAGGCGGCGAAGCAACCCCTGGTGCTGCTGGGTGGCGGCTGCGTGGCAGCGCCAGAGGCTGCGCGAGCACTGGTAGAAAAGCTGGATGCCCCCACGGTGATCACGATCAACGCCAAAGGGCTGCTAGGTCGTGACCACCCACTGGATTTGGGGGCTAACGCGGCGCTACCCGCGGTGCGCGAGCTGGCCGCCAGCGCCGATGTGATCCTGGCGGTGGGGACCGAGCTGGGTGAGACCGACTACGACGTGGTGTTTGACGGTGGTTTTCATCTCAATGGCACGCTGATTCGGATCGATCTCGACCCAGAACAGCTGGTGCGTAACCAGCGCGTCACCCTGGGGCTGGTGGGGGACGCCGGGCGCAGCCTTGAGCTTCTGCTTGCTCACTTCCCCGAGCCAGTAAAGCGCCACGGCACTGAACGAACCGCCGCCGCCTTGAGCGCGCTGGATCTGCAAAACGACCCTGCCTTTAGCGATTTCGTGCCGCTGTATAAAACCCTGGCTGAGCACTTGCCCGAGGCGATTCTGGTGGGTGACTCCACCGCGCCGGTGTATGCCGGGAACCATCTGGTCAGTCAGCCAGCGCCACGGCGCTACTTCAATGCCTCCACGGGCTACGGCACCTTGGGCTATGGGCTGCCCGCGGCGCTAGGTGCCCAACTGGCGCGGGCAGATCTGCCGGTGGTGGCGCTCGTCGGTGATGGCGGGGTGATGTTTACCCTCGCCGAGATCGCCACAGCGGTCGAAGAGCGCCTGCCGGTGGTGATCGTGCTGTGGCACAACGCTGGTTTTGAGGAGATTCGCCGTTATATGGATGCCAACGGCGTGGCCCGTCTGGGCGTGGATATCCAAGCGCCCGACTTTCTCACTTTGGCCGAAGGGTTCGGCTGTTCAGCTTTGCGAGTGGAAAGCCCCTCTGAATTTGCCCAGGCGCTGGCCAATCGAGACCCCGAAGGGCCGCTCTTGATCGAAATAGACGCCGCAGCATGGCAAACAAACCTGATTCAAACAGGAGACAAAAATGAAAAATAA
- a CDS encoding YjiH family protein, which yields MSSHVQLDEPSADEPIQRRHLIKFLIPSLIGVLLFLVPFQVGDTINIGMGLMADGLQTLLGTALPAIATVVLCFSVVATLYAKLANPSWATSGVLREMFHVGPVWLGMRILGALFALMTFFQVGPEFVTASFTGGVMLNDLAPVLLTFFFFAALLLPFLVEFGFMEFIGSLVRKPFRVIFNLPGRSAIDATASWMGSGTVGVLITTQQYEQGYYNGREASVIASNFSVVSIAFALLVTSFVDINHLFVQFYFTVVVSGLIAAIIVPRLPPLSRKANDYYEPVGCQLREERTAKIGLLRYSLLQATRRAAGAPGPRELAKLALLNVMDIFLALLPLVFAIGTVALILAEFTPLFTWLSYPMVPVLELLRIPEAEAAAPATLVGFADMFLPAVLATNIESELTRFVIACLSLTQLIYMSEIGALLLKSKIPIKLWELAAIFLLRTAITLPIIAFMAHTFFF from the coding sequence ATGTCCTCGCATGTGCAGTTAGACGAGCCAAGCGCCGATGAACCGATCCAACGGCGTCATCTCATTAAGTTTTTAATTCCCTCCTTGATCGGGGTGCTGTTGTTCCTGGTGCCCTTTCAGGTAGGCGACACCATTAACATCGGCATGGGCCTGATGGCCGATGGGCTGCAAACCCTGTTGGGAACGGCCTTGCCTGCGATCGCCACGGTGGTTTTGTGCTTCTCGGTCGTGGCCACGCTTTACGCCAAACTGGCGAATCCCTCCTGGGCGACATCGGGCGTGCTCCGCGAGATGTTTCACGTCGGGCCGGTCTGGTTGGGTATGCGCATTCTGGGCGCGCTGTTTGCCTTGATGACGTTTTTCCAGGTGGGCCCTGAATTCGTCACCGCATCGTTTACCGGTGGGGTAATGTTGAATGATCTGGCGCCAGTACTGCTGACCTTCTTCTTCTTTGCCGCGCTGCTGCTGCCATTCCTGGTCGAATTCGGCTTTATGGAGTTTATTGGTAGCCTGGTGCGCAAGCCGTTCCGGGTGATTTTCAACCTGCCGGGCCGCAGCGCCATCGATGCCACCGCGTCGTGGATGGGGTCGGGTACCGTCGGCGTATTGATTACCACACAGCAGTATGAGCAGGGCTACTATAACGGCCGTGAAGCCTCAGTGATTGCCTCCAACTTTTCGGTGGTATCGATTGCCTTTGCACTACTCGTGACCAGCTTTGTGGATATCAACCACTTGTTTGTGCAGTTTTATTTCACGGTGGTGGTATCAGGTTTAATCGCTGCGATCATTGTGCCGCGTTTGCCGCCGCTGTCGCGCAAAGCCAATGACTACTACGAGCCGGTAGGATGTCAGCTACGCGAGGAGCGCACCGCTAAAATTGGCCTATTGCGTTATAGTTTGCTGCAAGCCACCCGCCGTGCCGCCGGTGCGCCGGGGCCAAGGGAACTGGCAAAGTTGGCGTTGCTTAACGTCATGGATATTTTCCTCGCACTGCTGCCGCTGGTGTTTGCGATTGGCACGGTCGCGCTGATTCTCGCCGAATTTACCCCGCTGTTTACGTGGCTTTCCTACCCCATGGTGCCGGTACTGGAGCTGCTGCGGATTCCCGAGGCAGAAGCGGCGGCGCCCGCTACCCTGGTGGGCTTTGCCGATATGTTCCTGCCCGCGGTACTGGCGACCAATATTGAAAGCGAGCTCACCCGCTTTGTGATTGCTTGCCTGTCGCTCACCCAGCTGATCTACATGTCGGAAATCGGCGCGCTGCTACTCAAGTCGAAGATCCCGATCAAGCTCTGGGAATTGGCAGCGATCTTCCTGCTGCGTACCGCAATTACGCTGCCGATCATCGCCTTTATGGCCCACACGTTTTTCTTCTAA
- the speB gene encoding agmatinase, with the protein MSDFNQPLGGNSMPRFAGPVSMMRLPTQETAQGLDAAFIGIPMDIGTSNRPGTRLGPRQIRDESRMLRPYNMATRAAPFESLQVADIGDVPINTFHLPKSVDIITAFYDEVLKHNCIPLTLGGEHTLTLPVLRSIAKKHGPVGLIHVDAHADINDHMFGEPIAHGTPFRRAQEEGLLAANKVVQIGLRGTGYAAEDFDWCRDQGFRVVPAEDCWYRSLEPLMKEVREQMGDIPVYISFDIDALDPSVAPGTGTVEMGGLTSSQGLEVIRGAAGLNIVGGDLVEVSPPYDTSGNTALIGATLLYEMLCVLPGVKRGS; encoded by the coding sequence ATGTCGGACTTTAATCAGCCGCTGGGCGGCAACAGCATGCCGCGCTTTGCCGGTCCCGTCAGCATGATGCGCCTGCCTACGCAGGAGACGGCTCAGGGGTTGGACGCTGCCTTTATAGGCATTCCCATGGATATCGGTACGTCAAACCGCCCAGGCACACGCCTGGGGCCGCGCCAGATCCGTGACGAGTCGCGCATGCTGCGCCCCTATAACATGGCGACCCGCGCTGCACCCTTTGAAAGCCTGCAGGTGGCGGACATCGGCGACGTACCCATCAATACCTTCCACCTGCCGAAAAGCGTCGACATCATTACCGCGTTTTACGACGAGGTGCTCAAGCATAACTGCATTCCGCTAACGCTCGGCGGCGAACATACGTTGACACTGCCGGTACTGCGTTCCATTGCCAAAAAGCATGGCCCGGTGGGGCTGATTCACGTCGACGCCCACGCTGACATTAATGATCACATGTTTGGTGAGCCGATTGCCCATGGCACGCCGTTCAGGCGGGCCCAGGAAGAGGGGCTACTGGCCGCCAACAAGGTCGTGCAGATTGGCCTGCGGGGGACGGGATACGCGGCGGAAGATTTCGACTGGTGTCGCGATCAAGGCTTTCGTGTCGTCCCGGCGGAGGATTGCTGGTACCGCTCGCTCGAACCGTTAATGAAAGAAGTGCGCGAGCAGATGGGCGATATCCCGGTGTACATCAGCTTTGATATCGACGCTCTGGACCCGTCGGTCGCCCCCGGTACCGGCACGGTAGAAATGGGCGGTCTGACGTCTTCGCAGGGGCTGGAGGTCATTCGGGGCGCGGCAGGCTTGAACATTGTCGGTGGCGACCTTGTGGAAGTCTCTCCCCCCTATGACACCAGCGGTAATACCGCCTTGATCGGCGCCACGCTGCTGTACGAAATGCTCTGCGTGCTGCCGGGCGTGAAACGCGGCAGCTAA
- a CDS encoding purine-cytosine permease family protein has product MKNNHVIGQDTLSADDVEHSLGLPGTFALWLGANVVVTTILTGMFLVPDLTFQHAMLLIAVGSAIGIIPLVLIGVMGQRTGMTTMVLARGTFGRKGANFPAWVNLLALIAWSWIQALLAGMSLDYAVESLTGYSNVALFTVLCESLVVLIALRGHLGIEKVEKIAALLMVGLSAVVLFALNRHYDLPSITQLEPEGVLGGGVIFDIVVATAFSWIPLAADYNRHCRSLKAAVVGTWGGYVTATLIAMGLGATVSALSIAEGMEQTYDPTALLSGFGFGLPAALVIFFSVLTTNVMCVYSATLSFMSVRPKVPFWKPALIIGIVSVIGALIPGILDQFQNFLLIIGSVFIPAFSLMIVDYFLLGRERYTSAQLIQQAESLPAFNWLALGSYAVGALLAYYWNWVAPLDFGASLPVFVITGGLYYVVSKVAITKRATA; this is encoded by the coding sequence ATGAAAAATAATCATGTAATAGGCCAAGACACGCTGTCGGCAGATGATGTGGAACACAGTCTCGGACTGCCTGGCACTTTCGCGCTCTGGCTGGGTGCTAACGTTGTTGTTACCACGATTTTAACCGGCATGTTTTTGGTGCCGGACTTAACCTTTCAACATGCCATGCTGCTGATCGCGGTAGGCTCGGCGATCGGTATTATCCCGCTGGTGTTGATCGGGGTAATGGGTCAGCGCACCGGTATGACCACCATGGTGCTGGCGCGCGGTACCTTCGGCAGAAAAGGCGCCAACTTTCCTGCCTGGGTGAACCTGCTGGCGTTGATTGCGTGGAGCTGGATCCAGGCGCTCTTGGCGGGGATGAGCCTCGACTACGCGGTTGAAAGCCTGACCGGCTACTCCAACGTGGCGCTATTTACGGTGCTGTGTGAATCGCTGGTCGTGCTTATCGCGCTGCGTGGGCATTTAGGGATCGAAAAGGTCGAGAAAATCGCGGCGCTGTTAATGGTGGGGCTATCGGCGGTGGTGCTGTTTGCGCTCAATCGTCATTACGATTTGCCAAGCATCACCCAACTGGAGCCGGAAGGCGTGCTGGGCGGTGGCGTGATCTTCGATATCGTCGTGGCCACCGCCTTTTCCTGGATTCCGCTGGCGGCAGACTACAATCGGCATTGTCGTTCACTGAAGGCAGCGGTCGTCGGTACCTGGGGCGGCTATGTGACGGCCACCCTGATTGCCATGGGGCTGGGCGCCACGGTCTCGGCGCTATCTATCGCGGAAGGTATGGAGCAGACCTACGATCCCACGGCGCTGCTGAGCGGTTTCGGGTTTGGCCTACCAGCGGCGCTGGTGATTTTCTTTTCGGTGCTGACGACGAACGTCATGTGCGTCTATAGCGCGACGCTTTCCTTTATGAGCGTGCGCCCCAAGGTGCCGTTCTGGAAGCCTGCGCTGATCATTGGCATCGTGTCCGTGATTGGTGCACTGATTCCCGGTATTCTCGATCAGTTCCAGAACTTCCTGCTGATTATTGGCAGCGTTTTTATTCCTGCCTTTTCGCTGATGATCGTCGACTACTTTCTGCTGGGTCGCGAGCGCTACACCTCGGCCCAGTTGATTCAACAGGCAGAAAGCCTGCCTGCGTTTAACTGGCTGGCATTGGGCAGCTATGCGGTAGGGGCGCTTTTGGCCTACTACTGGAACTGGGTGGCGCCGTTGGACTTTGGTGCCTCGCTACCTGTGTTTGTGATCACTGGCGGGCTCTATTACGTTGTCAGCAAAGTGGCGATTACCAAGCGAGCGACAGCATGA